The following are from one region of the Arachis duranensis cultivar V14167 chromosome 10, aradu.V14167.gnm2.J7QH, whole genome shotgun sequence genome:
- the LOC107471315 gene encoding amino acid transporter AVT6B-like produces the protein MVGGPTPNHVKKRSRKSNAIGANENEPLLPKSQENYNGDDDFKGSSFASATFNLSTTIIGAGIMALPATLKVLGMVPGLITITFMAFLTDKSIEFMIRFSRAGGLTSYGDLMGDAFGRYGKAVLQISVIVNNVGILIVYMIIIGDVLSGTSSSKDHHYGILEGWFGVHWWTGRTVVLIFTTLAIFLPLVSFKRIDSLSFTSALSIALAVVFLVVAVGIAIFKIISGGIGMPRLFPVINDLTDFFQLFTVTPILVTAYICHYNVHNIDNEMEDPSQMHGVVRTSLAMCCSVYLLTSFFGFLLFGESTLEDVLANFDTDLGIPFGPALNDAIRFSYAAHIMLVFPVVFYPLRINLDGLIFSSSSRPLLQDNLRFTSLTLSLILLIFLGATLIPSIWDTFQFTGATATVFVGFIFPAAVTLRDRYDIATKQDKILSVMMIILAVFSNVVAIYSDAIALVNKDKGKTSRE, from the exons ATGGTTGGAGGCCCAACACCTAACCATGTGaagaaaagatcaagaaagagCAATGCAATTGGTGCTAATGAGAATGAACCATTGTTGCCAAAGTCTCAAGAAAATTATAACGGTGATGATGATTTTAAAGGATCCTCATTCGCCAGTGCGACCTTCAATTTATCAACCACAATTATTGGTGCTGGGATCATGGCCTTGCCTGCAACCCTCAAAGTGTTGGGGATGGTGCCTGGTCTTATTACTATCACTTTCATGGCTTTCTTGACGGACAAGTCAATCGAATTCATGATCCGATTTTCACGCGCCGGCGGCCTTACTTCTTATGGTGATCTCATGGGGGATGCCTTTGGGAGATATGGAAAAGCTGTGCTTCAAATTAGTGTCATAGTCAACAATGTTGGCATCCTTATTGTTTACATGATTATTATTG GTGATGTGCTATCTGGAACATCTTCAAGTAAAGATCACCATTATGGAATACTTGAAGGATGGTTTGGTGTACATTGGTGGACAGGCCGTACAGTTGTTCTTATTTTTACTACACTTGCTATATTTCTTCCTTTGGTTAGCTTTAAGAGAATTG ATTCGTTGAGTTTTACATCGGCACTATCAATTGCACTAGCAGTTGTGTTTCTTGTAGTTGCTGTGGGAATAGCAATTTTCAAGATCATAAGTGGAGGCATTGGAATGCCAAGACTCTTTCCAGTTATTAATGATTTGACAGATTTCTTCCAACTCTTCACTGTAACTCCTATTCTTGTCACTGCCTATATATGCCACTACAATG TTCACAACATAGACAATGAAATGGAGGACCCCTCTCAAATGCATGGAGTTGTAAGGACATCCCTTGCAATGTGTTGTTCAGTGTACCTATTAACAAGCTTCTTTGGTTTCCTCCTATTTGGAGAATCAACTCTTGAAGATGTCCTAGCAAACTTTGACACTGATCTTGGAATCCCTTTCGGCCCTGCGCTTAACGACGCCATTCGATTTAGCTACGCCGCGCACATCATGCTTGTTTTTCCAGTTGTCTTCTATCCCCTGCGAATCAACTTAGATGGCCTCATCTTTTCGTCTTCTTCAAGGCCTTTGCTTCAAGATAACTTGAGATTCACGTCACTAACCTTATCTCTTATTCTTCTAATATTTCTTGGTGCAACCTTAATACCTAGCATTTGGGACACTTTTCAGTTCACTGGAGCAACCGCCACCGTTTTTGTAGGGTTTATTTTCCCGGCTGCCGTCACTCTTAG GGATCGATACGACATTGCAACCAAACAAGACAAGATTCTTTCGGTTATGATGATCATATTGGCAGTATTCTCAAATGTTGTGGCTATATATAGTGATGCCATTGCCTTGGTGAATAAGGATAAAGGCAAAACTTCACGTGAATGA